The following proteins are encoded in a genomic region of Brachypodium distachyon strain Bd21 chromosome 1, Brachypodium_distachyon_v3.0, whole genome shotgun sequence:
- the LOC100825683 gene encoding transcription elongation factor SPT6-like isoform X3 yields the protein MGGRTVESDEEDCSVEAYEEDQRPRRRDGDEDMEDRDNSDDEEEEGQDEYERDDFIVDDTDEEEEEERVSDDERRKKKRKKKSEPAKLEEDEIRMLEENNGCIKHRNKLKRLRKAGSESEMDGPSGFSGVDRAGKKATAEEKLEYSLFGDQDQPLEDVLEEDQQSEDDEVGEDYIDDEMAGFIVDDDEEIGGNGQVVRSKKLKRKPLRQAVGISSSALQDAHDIFGDVDELLAQRKQDLQSDPANSGKLSGNMLEDEFEPAILADKYMTPKDDQIRATDVPERIQLSEELTDDPRRDNTRIEEESVWIHSQLIGDGCLSFFGNERVNREINQEDIANVLTMLHVNKFEIPFIATYRKESCPSLLKDHDANEHENEDGTKIIRWHKLLWAVQTLDRNWLLLQKRKNALKAYYEKRFDDEKQRIDDGLSNRQLCYSIIELLKDAKSEKEVEDVDAKFNLHFPPGEVRDFKRPKRKTLYSICRKAGLWEVANQFGRSAEQLGHHLTLTRIPEAGELDGMKGSPEEVAANFTSAIFETPQDVLRGARHMAAVEISCEPVVRKHIRSIFMNKAVVSTSPTPEGNLIKDSFHQLSSVKWLRNKPLNKFVDAQWLLIQKAEEEKLLKVTVRLPEDVEEELMSEARENYLSDCVSKSAQMWDEQRKMILDNAFFSLLLPSMEKEARFMLTANAKNWLRMEYGKQFWNKISVAPWKKKDADTHLDQESELRVMACCWGPGKPATTFVMLDSSGELVDVLYAGYVSSRSQGAAEQQRKKDDQQRVLKFMTDHQPHLVCLGASNLNCKQLKDDIYEVIFRIIEDHPRDVNQQMDNFSIFYCDEFVPRLYENSWVSSDQLPGQSGIVKRAVALGRYLQNPLAMVATLCGPGKEILSWKLHPLERFLTPDDKYEIIEQAMMDATSQIGFDVNLAASHEWHFSTLQFVPGLGPRKASALQRELVRQGSILSRKELVNPLGRKVFMNASGFLRVRRSGAIAATTDVIDLLEDTRIHPESYALAKNLAKDVYAEDAPSREANDGMDMDNDDQQEMAIEHVRERPQMLKALDIDEWMRSIPEEFNKRETLLDIKRELLCGFSDWRTPYAEPIPDEEFWMLCGETEDSISDQRIVQVTVRNIQENRIICTFDSGLKAIVTEDNYPDGAESLQLKEGDVLTGKIKNVNKNRFLVYLTCKASDMRTKPFSPSNQDPYYHEQPDMMTSKNEKDKADKQKQIVKKYFKPRMIVHPNFQNLTAEEAMQLLSEKEPGDKVIRPSSRGPSFLTLTLKFSDGVYAHKEIIESGKDQKDMTSLLRLGKTLTIDGETFEDLDEVIDRYVDPLVYYLKSMLSHRKFRKGLKSEVDDMARAEKAENPRRIVYCFGMSHEHPGTFILSYIRSTNPHHEYLRLNPRGFRFRKRDFDSIDRLVSYFQKHIDRPPPDAGPSGRNVAAMVPMKNSA from the exons ATGGGTGGGCGCACGGTGGAATCTGACGAGGAAG ATTGCTCTGTGGAGGCCTACGAGGAGGATCAGCGCCCGCGTAGGAGAGACGGGGACGAGGATATGGAAGACCGGGACAACAGCGACGATGAGGAAG AGGAGGGCCAGGATGAGTACGAGAGGGATGACTTCATTGTGGATGATActgacgaggaggaagaggaagagagggtCAGTGATGATGAGAGacggaagaagaaaaggaaaaagaagag CGAACCAGCCAAGCTTGAGGAGGATGAGATCAGGATGCTCGAGGAGAATAATGGCTGCATCAAGCAT CGAAACAAACTTAAGCGCTTGAGGAAGGCAGGGAGCGAATCTGAAATGGATGGCCCTTCAGGCTTCTCAGGTGTTGACAGGGCAGGAAAAAAGGCAACTGCCGAGGAGAAACTTGAATATTCCTTGTTTGGTGATCAAG ATCAGCCCCTTGAGGATGTTCTGGAGGAGGATCAGCAATCAGAGGACGATGAGGTTGGTGAAGATTACATCGACGATGAAATGGCAGGTTTCATTGTAGACGATGATGAAGAAATTGGTGGGAACGGCCAAGTTGTAAG AAGCAAGAAGCTCAAAAGAAAGCCACTACGACAAGCTGTAGGAATATCATCATCTGCATTGCAAGATGCGCATGATATATTTGGTGATGTTGATGAGCTTTTAGCACAAAGAAAGCAAGATCTTCAGAGTGATCCTGCTAATTCTGGCAAGTTGAGCGGCAACATGCTCGAAGATGAGTTCGAGCCAGCTATTCTTGCAGATAAATACATGACACCAAAAGATGATCAGATTAGAGCAACTGATGTACCTGAGAGGATTCAG CTGTCTGAAGAATTAACTGACGATCCTCGAAGGGACAACACAAGGATAGAGGAAGAAAGTGTATGGATACACAGCCAACTCATTGGTGATGGATGTCTGTCCTTTTTTGGCAACGAGCGAGTGAACAGAGAGATTAACCAAGAGGACATTGCGAATGTCTTGACCATGTTACATGTGAACAAATTCGAA ATTCCGTTCATTGCTACATATAGGAAGGAGAGTTGCCCGAGTCTGCTAAAGGACCATGATGCCAATGAACATGAGAATGAAGACGGGACAAAGATAATAAGGTGGCATAAG CTGCTTTGGGCTGTTCAGACCTTAGACAGAAACTGGCTTCTCCTTCAGAAGCGAAAGAATGCTTTGAAGGCGTACTATGAAAAAAGATTCGATGATGAGAAACAAAGAATAGATGATGGATTATCAAATCGGCAACTTTGCTACTCTATCATCGAATTATTAAAGGATGCAAAATCTGAGAAAGAGGTGGAGGATGTTGATGCGAAATTCAATTTACATTTCCCTCCTGGTGAAGTTAGAGACTTTAAGCGaccaaaaaggaaaacctTGTACAGTATTTGCCGCAAGGCAGGGTTATGGGAGGTTGCTAACCAATTTGGCCGGAGTGCTGAGCAATTAGGCCATCATCTAACGTTAACGAGGATACCA GAAGCTGGCGAGCTTGACGGCATGAAAGGTTCACCTGAAGAGGTTGCTGCAAATTTCACAAGTGCTATTTTTGAAACCCCGCAAGATGTTCTCCGGGGCGCCAGACACATG GCAGCAGTTGAGATCAGTTGTGAGCCTGTTGTAAGAAAGCATATCAGGAGCATCTTCATGAATAAAGCTGTTGTCTCAACAAGCCCCACACCTGAGGGAAATTTGATCAAAGATTCATTTCACCAACTATCAAGCGTTAAGTGGCTGCGAAATAAACCACTAAACAAGTTTGTAGATGCACAGTGGCTTCTTATTCAGAaagcagaggaagaaaagCTCCTCAAGGTTACTGTTAGATTACCAGAGGATGTGGAGGAAGAGCTTATGTCTGAGGCACGTGAGAACTATCTAAGTGACTGTGTCAGCAAGTCTGCACAAATGTGGGATGAACAACGGAAGATGATACTGGATAACGCCTTCTTCAGTTTACTTCTTCCATCAATGGAAAAAGAAGCTCGATTTATGTTGACGGCAAATGCGAAAAATTGGCTCCGTATGGAATATGGTAAACAGTTCTGGAACAAGATTTCTGTTGCTCcttggaagaagaaggatgCTGATACTCATCTGGATCAGGAATCAGAGTTGAGAGTTATGGCTTGCTGCTGGGGTCCTGGGAAGCCAGCAACCACATTTGTAATGTTAGACTCATCAGGAGAATTGGTTGATGTTTTATATGCTGGTTATGTCAGTTCTAGATCTCAAGGTGCTGCTGAGCAGCAGCGAAAGAAGGATGACCAGCAGCGAGTTTTGAAGTTTATGACTGACCATCAACCACATCTTGTATGTCTAGGAGCATCAAACTTGAATTGCAAACAACTCAAGGATGATATTTATGAG GTTATTTTTAGAATTATAGAAGACCATCCAAGAGATGTGAACCAACAGATGGACAATTTCAGCATTTTCTACTGTGATGAATTTGTTCCTCGCTTGTACGAGAACTCTTGGGTATCTTCAGATCAGCTGCCTGGCCAATCAG GTATTGTGAAGCGGGCTGTAGCGCTTGGTCGGTACTTGCAGAACCCATTAGCGATGGTTGCAACACTCTGTGGACCTGGAAAAGAGATACTGTCATGGAAACTACACCCGCTGGAACGATTCCTTACTCCTGATGATAAGTATGAAATTATCGAGCAAGCAATGATGGATGCGACAAGTCAGATAGGTTTCGATGTTAATCTTGCTGCTAGCCATGAGTGGCATTTCTCAACTTTGCAATTCGTACCTGGTCTGGGGCCACGTAAAGCTTCGGCTTTGCAGAGAGAGTTGGTTAGACAAGGGTCCATTCTTAGCCGCAAGGAGCTTGTAAATCCTCTAGGCAGGAAAGTTTTCATGAATGCTTCTGGGTTTTTACGTGTCCGGCGAAGCGGTGCAATTGCAGCTACTACTGATGTCATTGATCTGCTTGAGGACACAAGAATCCATCCTGAATCATATGCATTGGCAAAGAATTTGGCGAAGGATGTCTATGCCGAGGATGCACCATCGCGTGAAGCGAATGATGGGATGGACATGGACAACGATGATCAGCAAGAGATGGCAATTGAGCACGTAAGGGAAAGGCCACAGATGCTAAAAGCTCTTGACATTGACGAATGGATGAGAAGTATTCCAGAAGAGTTCAACAAAAGGGAAACGTTGCTCGACATAAAGAGGGAACTCCTGTGTGGTTTTTCTGATTGGAGGACCCCCTATGCTGAGCCAATTCCAGACGAGGAATTCTGGATGCTCTGTGGTGAAACCGAGGACAGCATATCAGATCAAAGGATTGTTCAAGTGACCGTCCGTAATATACAAGAGAACAGAATTATTTGCACCTTTGATTCTGGCTTAAAAGCCATAGTTACGGAGGACAATTATCCTGATGGTGCAGAATCACTGCAGTTAAAGGAAGGTGATGTATTAACTGGCAAAATTAAGAATGTGAATAAAAACAGGTTCCTGGTTTACTTAACATGCAAGGCCAGTGACATGAGGACAAAACCATTCTCCCCAAGTAACCAAGATCCGTACTATCATGAACAACCAGACATGATGACTTCGAAGAACGAGAAAGATAAGGctgacaaacaaaaacaaattgtgAAGAAATATTTCAAGCCCCGGATGATTGTTCATCCCAACTTTCAGAACCTGACAGCTGAGGAAGCGATGCAG TTGTTATCAGAGAAAGAGCCTGGCGACAAGGTCATTCGGCCCAGTTCCAGGGGGCCATCGTTTCTAACACTCACCCTGAAATTTTCTGATGGCGTGTATGCACACAAGGAGATAATTGAAAGTGGAAAGGATCAGAAAGATATGACGAGTTTGCTTCGCCTTGGAAAGACACTAACCATTGATGGTGAAACTTTTGAAGATCTTGATGAG GTAATAGACAGATACGTGGATCCTTTGGTATACTACCTGAAAAGCATGCTGTCTCACCGCAAATTCAGGAAGGGGCTGAAAAGCGAGGTTGATGATATGGCAAGAGCAGAGAAGGCAGAAAATCCTAGGAGAATAGTTTATTGTTTTGGCATGTCTCATGAACATCCAGGCACCTTTATATTATCCTACATTAGGagtacaaatccacatcacgAGTACCTTAGGTTAAACCCAAGGGGCTTCAGGTTTCGGAAGAGGGACTTCGACAGTATTGATCGCCTCGTGTCATATTTCCAGAAGCATATTGacaggccgccgccggacgctGGTCCATCAGGGCGGAATGTTGCTGCAATGGTGCCTATGAAGAATTCAGCTTAG